In Gammaproteobacteria bacterium (ex Lamellibrachia satsuma), a single genomic region encodes these proteins:
- the truA gene encoding tRNA pseudouridine(38-40) synthase TruA: MRVALGVEYDGAAFHGWQTQDDVRNVQQCVEEAVSRVADHPVRLHCAGRTDTGVHATGQVVHFETEAVRSRRSWILGTNVNLPGDVSISWAREMPDDFHARFSAIGRHYRYHILNRPMRSALWRDRAVWVHHPLDESSMHRAAQALVGEHDFSSYRALGCQAKHPVRTLHRLNVSREGEMVKIDVHANAFLHHMVRNIAGVLMAIGRGEQKEFWAQQILELRDRTKGGVTAPPQGLYLTKVDYPESYLLPEGPDISLPA; this comes from the coding sequence ATGAGAGTTGCCCTTGGGGTTGAATACGACGGCGCTGCATTTCACGGTTGGCAGACCCAGGACGATGTGCGCAACGTGCAGCAGTGCGTCGAAGAAGCCGTTTCCAGAGTGGCGGATCATCCTGTGAGACTGCACTGTGCCGGAAGGACCGATACAGGGGTTCACGCAACAGGGCAAGTGGTTCATTTTGAGACGGAGGCGGTCAGGAGTAGACGCTCCTGGATATTGGGGACAAACGTCAATTTGCCGGGAGATGTCAGCATTTCCTGGGCACGAGAGATGCCGGACGATTTTCATGCACGTTTTTCGGCTATCGGGCGGCACTATCGCTACCACATTCTGAATCGGCCGATGCGTTCCGCTCTTTGGCGGGATCGAGCGGTCTGGGTGCATCACCCCTTGGATGAATCGAGCATGCACCGGGCAGCGCAGGCACTGGTGGGTGAGCATGATTTCTCATCCTACAGGGCGTTGGGATGCCAAGCTAAACACCCGGTACGTACCCTTCACCGGTTAAATGTGAGCCGGGAAGGCGAAATGGTGAAAATCGATGTTCATGCCAATGCGTTTCTGCACCACATGGTGAGGAACATTGCCGGTGTGCTGATGGCCATCGGTCGGGGAGAGCAGAAGGAATTCTGGGCACAACAGATCCTTGAATTGCGTGATCGTACGAAAGGTGGTGTCACGGCCCCGCCGCAGGGACTCTATCTCACCAAAGTCGATTACCCTGAAAGCTATTTGTTACCTGAGGGGCCAGATATCTCATTGCCCGCGTAG
- a CDS encoding phosphoribosylanthranilate isomerase, which produces MRTRIKICGITRPEDALVAVQQGADAIGLVFYPPSPRAVSVEQARKVVEVLPAFVTVVGLFVDEDRARITSLLQEVHIDLLQFHGKENVAACKGYDRPWVKAVRMRDGIDPAAAASEFRGAAGLLLDAYEPGKPGGTGTAFDWERIPKDLASRIILAGGLNPDNIEAAVRQVRPYAVDVSGGVEQSKGIKNVGKIAAFIEGVKRGDNS; this is translated from the coding sequence ATGAGGACCAGGATCAAAATCTGTGGTATCACCCGGCCGGAAGATGCCCTTGTGGCGGTTCAGCAGGGAGCTGATGCGATTGGGTTGGTGTTCTATCCGCCCAGCCCAAGAGCGGTGAGTGTGGAGCAGGCCAGGAAGGTCGTCGAGGTTTTACCGGCATTTGTCACTGTTGTGGGCCTGTTTGTGGATGAGGACCGCGCACGGATTACAAGCTTGCTACAGGAGGTACATATCGATCTCCTGCAATTCCATGGGAAAGAGAATGTCGCGGCTTGTAAAGGCTACGACAGACCCTGGGTCAAGGCGGTGCGCATGCGCGATGGGATTGATCCGGCCGCGGCGGCGAGTGAATTCAGAGGCGCAGCCGGATTGCTGTTGGATGCCTATGAACCCGGTAAGCCAGGCGGTACAGGAACGGCCTTCGACTGGGAACGGATACCTAAGGATCTGGCCTCAAGAATCATCCTTGCCGGTGGATTGAATCCGGACAATATTGAAGCGGCTGTGCGGCAGGTCCGCCCCTATGCAGTAGATGTGAGCGGTGGCGTCGAACAGTCCAAAGGCATTAAAAATGTGGGTAAAATAGCGGCCTTCATTGAAGGAGTGAAGCGTGGCGACAACAGCTGA
- the trpB gene encoding tryptophan synthase subunit beta has translation MATTAENIIGTQPDDRGHFGVYGGLFVAETLMEPLKDLRLAYEKYMRDPEFLKELDEDLANYVGRPSPIYFAQRWSRELGGARIYLKREDLNHTGAHKVNNTIGQALLAKRMGKTRIIAETGAGQHGVATATVAARLGLECVVYMGAVDIVRQEANVYRMRLLGAEVRSVESGSKTLKDALNEAMRDWVTNIDNTFYIIGTVAGPHPYPAMVRDFQTVIGREAREQIQQQAGRLPDALVACVGGGSNAIGLFYPFLDDTEVGIYGVEAAGDGLETGHHAAPLCAGQPGVLHGNRTYLMEDKDGQIIETHSISAGLDYPGVGPEHAWLKDTGRAQYVAITDEEALDAFHALTKIEGIIPALESSHALAYAAKLAPTMESDKIILVNLSGRGDKDMHTVAAREGIEI, from the coding sequence GTGGCGACAACAGCTGAAAATATTATTGGCACCCAGCCGGACGATAGAGGTCATTTCGGCGTCTATGGCGGCTTGTTCGTGGCAGAAACCCTGATGGAACCCCTCAAGGATTTGCGCCTTGCCTATGAGAAATATATGCGGGACCCGGAGTTCCTCAAGGAGCTCGATGAGGATCTTGCCAACTATGTCGGGCGGCCCTCTCCAATCTATTTTGCGCAGCGCTGGAGCCGGGAATTGGGTGGCGCACGGATCTATCTGAAACGAGAGGATCTGAACCATACCGGCGCGCATAAGGTCAACAATACCATCGGCCAGGCCCTGCTGGCGAAGCGCATGGGCAAGACCCGGATCATTGCCGAGACCGGCGCAGGTCAGCACGGTGTTGCAACCGCCACGGTGGCCGCCAGGCTGGGACTGGAGTGCGTGGTCTATATGGGGGCTGTCGATATAGTCCGCCAGGAGGCCAACGTCTACCGCATGAGACTGCTGGGCGCCGAGGTCCGATCAGTGGAGTCGGGATCCAAAACCCTGAAGGATGCGCTCAATGAGGCGATGCGGGATTGGGTCACCAATATCGATAACACCTTCTATATAATCGGCACCGTTGCCGGCCCCCATCCCTATCCGGCTATGGTGAGGGATTTCCAGACCGTGATCGGCCGAGAGGCGAGGGAACAGATTCAGCAGCAGGCTGGCCGACTGCCTGATGCCCTGGTTGCCTGTGTCGGTGGTGGCTCCAATGCAATTGGACTCTTCTATCCGTTTCTCGATGATACAGAGGTCGGGATCTACGGTGTGGAGGCAGCTGGAGATGGCCTGGAAACCGGGCACCACGCAGCGCCGCTCTGTGCCGGACAGCCAGGCGTTTTGCATGGCAATCGCACCTATCTGATGGAGGACAAGGATGGCCAGATCATCGAAACCCACTCCATCTCTGCCGGACTCGATTATCCAGGTGTCGGTCCTGAACATGCCTGGTTGAAAGATACCGGACGGGCGCAGTATGTGGCGATTACGGATGAAGAGGCGCTGGATGCCTTCCATGCCTTGACTAAAATCGAGGGGATTATCCCCGCGCTGGAGTCGAGTCATGCGCTGGCCTACGCGGCCAAACTTGCACCAACAATGGAGAGTGACAAAATCATCCTGGTTAACCTCTCCGGTCGGGGAGACAAGGATATGCACACCGTGGCGGCACGGGAGGGCATCGAGATATGA
- a CDS encoding tryptophan synthase subunit alpha: MSRISQRFSDLRKQGKTALIPFITAGDPTPGVTVGLMHDMVSAGANLIELGVPFSDPMADGPVIQRASERALEHHVSLHDVLQMVKTFREKDQNTPVVLMGYLNPIEVMGYATFAGSASAAGVDGVLIVDIPPEEGEDLLQSLRDKAIDQIYLLAPTSTPDRIGRICNAASGFVYYVSVKGVTGSSQLDTAAVAEKLEQIREKTALPVGVGFGIKDAATAAAVSQLADAVVVGSALVSRVEALQETPDKIGPALAEILSSMRRAMDAVH; this comes from the coding sequence ATGAGTCGTATCAGTCAGAGATTCAGTGATCTGCGGAAGCAGGGCAAAACCGCATTGATCCCCTTTATCACCGCCGGTGATCCGACCCCTGGGGTAACCGTCGGTTTGATGCATGACATGGTTTCTGCTGGTGCCAACCTGATTGAGCTGGGCGTACCTTTTTCAGATCCCATGGCGGATGGTCCTGTCATTCAACGGGCCAGTGAACGGGCATTGGAGCACCATGTCAGTTTGCACGATGTTTTGCAGATGGTTAAGACCTTCCGGGAGAAGGATCAGAATACGCCGGTGGTTTTGATGGGTTACCTCAATCCGATTGAGGTGATGGGTTACGCTACCTTTGCCGGGTCAGCCAGTGCCGCAGGTGTCGACGGGGTGCTGATCGTCGATATTCCGCCGGAAGAGGGGGAAGATCTGTTGCAGTCACTGCGTGATAAGGCTATTGACCAGATCTACCTGTTGGCACCGACGAGTACACCTGATCGAATTGGCCGGATCTGCAACGCGGCGAGTGGTTTTGTCTATTATGTCTCCGTCAAAGGCGTAACCGGCTCCAGCCAGCTGGATACCGCCGCAGTAGCGGAAAAGCTGGAGCAGATCAGGGAGAAAACAGCGCTTCCCGTGGGAGTTGGATTCGGCATCAAGGATGCTGCGACAGCCGCAGCAGTTTCTCAGCTTGCTGACGCTGTCGTCGTCGGTAGCGCCTTGGTATCCCGGGTCGAGGCGCTGCAAGAGACACCGGATAAAATCGGTCCTGCGCTGGCGGAAATTTTATCCAGTATGCGCAGGGCAATGGATGCTGTTCATTAA
- a CDS encoding acetyl-CoA carboxylase carboxyltransferase subunit beta → MSWFEKLMPSRIRTDGGSKRAVPEGLWDKCPGCNAILYRAEMERNLDVCPKCNHHNRLGARRRLESFLDPEPLEEIAQSLESVDPLKFKDSKKYKDRLSQAQKNSGEKDALVVMRGQLKGLEVVVAAFEFNFMAGSMGSVVGERFVRAVSVALERHIPLICFSASGGARMQESLFSLMQMAKTSAALDRLQKRGLPFISVMTDPTMGGVSASLAMLGDINLAEPNALVGFAGPRVIEQTVRETLPEGFQRSEFLLEHGAIDMIIDRRDMRDRIADLLSIFMHKPRP, encoded by the coding sequence ATGAGTTGGTTCGAAAAATTGATGCCAAGCCGCATTCGTACAGATGGCGGCAGCAAACGGGCGGTTCCCGAAGGTCTTTGGGACAAGTGTCCAGGATGCAATGCGATTCTCTATCGTGCAGAGATGGAGCGGAATCTGGATGTCTGTCCTAAATGCAACCATCACAATCGGCTGGGCGCCCGGCGTCGGCTGGAGTCGTTTCTCGATCCTGAGCCGTTGGAGGAGATTGCACAGTCTCTTGAGTCGGTCGATCCCCTGAAGTTCAAGGACAGTAAGAAGTACAAGGATCGTCTGAGTCAGGCGCAGAAAAACTCCGGCGAAAAAGATGCGCTGGTGGTGATGCGCGGCCAGCTCAAGGGGCTGGAAGTGGTTGTGGCGGCTTTCGAATTCAACTTCATGGCGGGCTCCATGGGCTCAGTGGTCGGCGAACGTTTTGTTCGTGCGGTGAGTGTTGCCCTGGAACGTCATATCCCGCTGATCTGTTTCTCTGCCAGTGGTGGCGCCCGTATGCAGGAGTCGCTTTTCTCTCTGATGCAGATGGCAAAAACCAGTGCTGCCCTGGATCGGTTACAGAAACGCGGCTTGCCCTTTATCTCTGTCATGACCGACCCAACCATGGGTGGTGTTTCTGCCAGTCTTGCCATGCTGGGTGACATCAATTTGGCAGAGCCCAATGCTCTGGTCGGCTTCGCCGGTCCCCGGGTCATTGAACAGACCGTCCGGGAGACACTGCCGGAAGGGTTTCAGCGCAGCGAGTTCCTGCTGGAGCATGGTGCGATCGATATGATCATTGATCGTCGCGACATGCGTGACCGCATTGCCGATCTGCTAAGCATTTTCATGCACAAGCCACGCCCATAG
- the folC gene encoding bifunctional tetrahydrofolate synthase/dihydrofolate synthase: protein MRFSSLDDWLTWQSSLHPHEIELGLDRVDSVWQRLRPSGLASAVVTIAGTNGKGSSVAMLESIFMQAGYRTGAYTSPHLVHYNERVRLNGIPVSDEQLCSAFQRVDDARGEVALTYFEFGTLAALDIFAELTPDLVILEVGLGGRLDAVNIIDADVAVITTVALDHTDWLGETLDQIGAEKAGIMRGNRPVIMADKELPSSVYQHAESIGAIQCRVDVDFHATPSDDGWRWEGGRQAYSNLPMPALPGAFQLQNAAAVLAVVEQLSSRFVVESQDVTKGLASVHLAGRYQLIDGDVPVVLDVAHNIQAAEALRDNLRKRAAKGSVLAVFAMLADKDVAGVIQVLDQDVDSWYLVELSGSRACTVEQLEAALRKAGSSSRVSRFSSVNDGLQAAMADAGRGDSVLVFGSFLTVGEALQYLEPVADVFVGA from the coding sequence ATGCGTTTTAGCAGTCTGGATGACTGGTTGACGTGGCAGTCGTCACTTCATCCGCACGAGATCGAGTTGGGACTCGATCGTGTCGACAGTGTCTGGCAGCGTTTGAGGCCTTCAGGGCTGGCATCAGCGGTAGTGACGATCGCCGGAACCAATGGCAAGGGTTCCTCGGTTGCAATGCTGGAATCGATCTTCATGCAGGCAGGCTATCGCACCGGCGCTTACACCTCCCCCCATCTGGTTCACTACAATGAGCGTGTGCGGCTGAATGGCATCCCAGTGTCGGATGAGCAGTTGTGCAGTGCCTTCCAACGCGTGGACGATGCGCGGGGTGAAGTGGCATTGACCTATTTTGAGTTCGGTACCCTGGCGGCGCTGGATATTTTCGCTGAACTGACGCCGGACCTGGTGATTCTGGAGGTCGGGCTTGGTGGACGTCTCGATGCGGTGAATATCATCGATGCGGATGTAGCGGTGATCACCACGGTTGCGCTGGACCATACCGATTGGCTGGGAGAGACCCTGGACCAGATCGGTGCGGAGAAGGCAGGCATCATGCGTGGCAATCGCCCGGTGATCATGGCTGATAAAGAATTGCCGTCTTCTGTCTATCAGCATGCAGAGTCGATTGGGGCGATCCAGTGTCGGGTGGACGTCGATTTTCATGCCACTCCAAGTGATGATGGGTGGCGCTGGGAAGGTGGGCGACAAGCGTACTCCAATCTGCCAATGCCTGCGTTACCAGGAGCATTTCAATTGCAAAACGCCGCTGCAGTTCTGGCGGTCGTCGAACAACTTTCTTCCCGGTTTGTTGTCGAATCACAAGACGTAACAAAGGGTTTGGCTTCTGTGCACTTGGCAGGTCGCTATCAGTTGATAGACGGGGATGTTCCTGTGGTGCTCGATGTGGCGCACAACATTCAGGCGGCTGAGGCGCTGAGAGATAATCTGCGGAAGAGGGCTGCGAAAGGATCTGTGCTGGCCGTTTTCGCTATGCTGGCAGACAAGGATGTTGCCGGGGTGATCCAGGTACTGGACCAGGACGTTGACAGTTGGTACCTGGTGGAGTTGTCCGGTAGCCGCGCTTGTACGGTCGAGCAGCTTGAGGCAGCGTTACGGAAGGCCGGTAGCAGTAGTAGAGTCAGTCGATTTTCCTCGGTAAATGATGGCTTGCAGGCTGCAATGGCTGATGCAGGCAGGGGTGATAGCGTCTTGGTATTCGGTTCGTTCCTGACCGTTGGCGAAGCACTGCAATATCTGGAGCCAGTCGCCGATGTTTTTGTGGGCGCCTGA
- a CDS encoding SPOR domain-containing protein: MLVSLVVIFVPMLLETPAKLNKAIKGTNIPSMPKKSAGSEINILPSFDQSVSRNESSLEIVPKKPKPAATSSNNKTGKIARTSPSAWIIQVASFSNRKNADKLVKRLKKGDLPAHIEFTSVQGKQFYRVRVGPEVDRKLAEKMVKRINRDYIDEIKKKVNLIRYP, translated from the coding sequence GTGCTGGTTTCGCTGGTGGTTATATTTGTACCCATGCTGTTGGAAACTCCGGCCAAGCTGAATAAAGCGATAAAAGGCACCAACATACCGTCAATGCCGAAAAAGTCTGCAGGGTCTGAAATCAATATCCTGCCATCGTTTGATCAATCGGTCTCACGAAATGAGAGCAGCCTGGAAATAGTGCCGAAAAAACCGAAACCTGCAGCCACATCCAGCAACAATAAAACGGGGAAAATTGCGCGTACCTCCCCGTCAGCCTGGATAATTCAGGTGGCTAGTTTCAGCAATAGAAAAAATGCCGACAAACTGGTTAAGCGGCTTAAAAAAGGAGATCTGCCTGCACATATTGAATTCACATCGGTTCAGGGAAAACAATTTTATCGTGTGCGGGTGGGCCCGGAAGTCGATCGAAAACTTGCAGAGAAGATGGTTAAGCGTATAAATAGAGACTATATAGATGAGATCAAGAAGAAGGTTAATCTGATTCGTTATCCTTAG
- the gspC gene encoding type II secretion system protein GspC, with protein MDFTGTAQRAMGIWGESGRPGWLDQLVNRVLPRVALLVLVVLIAYVLAQITWQVIPVPPEQHFVRSGEVLTGTKHPGRSLKDQSDRLSALHVFGRPGAVKRSAPKVVAERAPETNLNLTLHGVFADPKPELGAAIIGKAGSEQKYYKVGKKIMGGVTLQAVHEDRVVLLRNGQSEVLRFPKASKPVVTSSRSKSASKASSSLGTYKEMFKREPLKIFQHLRFVPVRTGKQLKGYRILPQKNRDLYNRLGVRPSDLVTSVNGVPLNDDKQAMGLIKDLQSADNIELVVLRQGQQTTLSLNLN; from the coding sequence ATGGATTTTACAGGTACAGCTCAACGTGCAATGGGAATCTGGGGAGAGTCAGGTCGCCCCGGGTGGTTGGATCAATTGGTTAATCGCGTTTTACCCAGAGTTGCGCTGCTGGTACTTGTGGTTCTGATTGCATATGTTCTGGCTCAGATCACCTGGCAGGTGATACCTGTTCCCCCTGAGCAGCATTTCGTTCGTAGTGGAGAGGTGCTCACTGGAACAAAACATCCTGGTCGCTCCCTTAAAGATCAGTCGGACCGTCTCTCAGCTCTGCATGTCTTCGGCCGGCCAGGGGCCGTAAAAAGAAGCGCCCCGAAGGTTGTTGCAGAAAGGGCGCCCGAGACAAATCTTAACCTGACGCTGCATGGCGTTTTTGCAGACCCTAAACCTGAACTTGGCGCAGCAATCATTGGCAAAGCTGGCTCAGAGCAGAAGTATTACAAGGTTGGCAAGAAGATAATGGGTGGGGTTACTTTGCAGGCGGTGCATGAAGACCGTGTCGTATTGCTCAGAAATGGTCAGTCGGAGGTGCTGCGTTTCCCCAAGGCTTCCAAGCCCGTGGTAACCAGCAGCAGATCGAAATCTGCATCCAAGGCATCCTCTTCTCTGGGCACATACAAGGAGATGTTCAAGCGTGAACCGCTGAAGATTTTTCAACATCTTCGTTTCGTACCGGTTCGCACGGGCAAACAGTTGAAGGGCTATCGAATTTTGCCGCAGAAAAACCGGGATCTCTATAATCGCCTTGGTGTACGGCCGTCAGATCTCGTCACTTCTGTCAATGGTGTTCCGTTAAATGATGACAAGCAGGCCATGGGCCTGATCAAAGATCTGCAATCAGCGGATAACATTGAACTGGTGGTATTGCGTCAAGGCCAGCAGACCACGCTGTCGCTGAATCTAAATTAA
- a CDS encoding SEL1-like repeat protein — translation MLTDQYTLNSRLPAICRLLAIPLLSLSLLYGCTSSAEKEAQLKDPKIILEQSRTAFAEKKYEAAFQLLFPLAVEGNAEAQYALGYMYHHGLGLEKDDSQAMQWIQRAASQGYAKALKALK, via the coding sequence ATGCTCACTGATCAATACACCCTAAACTCCAGACTCCCGGCGATCTGTCGATTGCTTGCAATTCCTCTGCTCAGCCTGAGCCTTCTCTATGGCTGCACCTCCAGTGCCGAAAAGGAAGCCCAGCTCAAGGATCCAAAAATCATTCTGGAACAATCCAGGACTGCCTTTGCGGAAAAGAAGTATGAGGCAGCATTCCAGCTACTCTTCCCACTCGCCGTGGAAGGCAATGCCGAAGCCCAATATGCATTGGGTTACATGTATCATCATGGCCTGGGGTTGGAGAAAGACGATAGTCAGGCTATGCAGTGGATCCAACGCGCTGCTTCTCAGGGCTACGCAAAGGCGCTGAAGGCCTTAAAGTAG
- the gspF gene encoding type II secretion system inner membrane protein GspF translates to MDAFEFVALDLSGKEKRGVLEGDSAKQVRQQLRESGLTPLTINTASSETVERRRFTLQRRVNAMELALITRQMATLLKSGLPLEHVIKTVAQQTDKRHVERTLLAVRAKVLEGRSLADGLSEFPHTFPELYIRTVASGEESGHLEVVLERLADYTERRQQMQQKTVLALFYPALLVIVSILIVGGLLTFIVPQVTRVFENMGQELPFITRALIATSDTVRDYGVLMLVTLLISGFIFSYIIKRPGPQILWQRFTLHIPLIGRLIRTSNAARFARTLSIMAASSVPILDALRIASQVLTNLPMRNAVEEASLRVREGSSLHGALEKTGYFPPMTLSLLASGESSGNLEGMLERAADIQEREIESLVSTVLGLFEPLLILFMGGAVLIIVLGILLPIFDLNQLVG, encoded by the coding sequence GTGGACGCATTTGAATTCGTAGCGCTCGACCTTTCCGGCAAGGAGAAACGCGGCGTCCTCGAAGGGGACAGCGCCAAACAGGTAAGACAGCAACTTCGGGAGAGCGGACTTACCCCGCTCACCATCAACACAGCCAGCTCTGAAACCGTAGAAAGACGTCGTTTTACCCTGCAGCGCCGGGTCAACGCCATGGAGCTGGCGTTGATTACCCGCCAGATGGCCACGCTACTAAAATCCGGCCTGCCGCTTGAACACGTTATCAAGACCGTCGCACAACAGACCGACAAGCGACATGTGGAACGCACTCTGCTGGCAGTGCGCGCCAAGGTTCTGGAGGGACGCAGCCTAGCGGATGGACTCTCAGAATTCCCCCATACCTTTCCAGAACTCTATATCCGCACCGTCGCTTCCGGCGAGGAGTCTGGCCACCTGGAGGTGGTACTGGAACGTCTGGCCGACTACACAGAACGACGCCAGCAGATGCAGCAAAAGACCGTGCTCGCACTCTTCTACCCCGCCCTGCTGGTTATAGTTTCAATCCTTATCGTTGGTGGCTTGCTGACTTTCATCGTACCCCAGGTCACCCGGGTATTTGAGAACATGGGACAGGAACTGCCCTTCATCACCAGGGCGCTCATCGCCACCAGTGACACAGTAAGGGATTACGGCGTGCTGATGTTGGTGACTCTGCTGATCAGCGGATTTATCTTCAGCTACATCATCAAGCGACCGGGGCCCCAGATTCTGTGGCAACGTTTTACTCTGCATATCCCTCTGATAGGCCGGTTGATCAGAACCTCAAACGCGGCAAGATTTGCACGCACCCTCAGTATCATGGCCGCAAGCAGCGTCCCGATCCTGGATGCATTGCGCATCGCCTCTCAGGTTTTGACCAATCTACCAATGCGCAATGCCGTCGAAGAGGCATCACTACGAGTGCGTGAAGGCAGCAGTCTGCATGGTGCATTGGAAAAGACGGGGTACTTTCCACCCATGACACTCAGCCTCCTGGCCAGCGGTGAATCAAGTGGTAACCTGGAGGGGATGCTGGAGAGAGCCGCCGACATTCAGGAGCGAGAAATCGAATCTCTCGTCTCGACAGTGCTGGGGTTATTTGAACCACTCCTGATCCTGTTCATGGGTGGCGCAGTACTCATCATCGTTTTGGGGATACTGCTGCCCATCTTCGATCTCAACCAGTTGGTAGGCTGA
- the gspE gene encoding type II secretion system ATPase GspE: protein MSESLLNNSPAETAPATDDDTGHRQPRIRDDVTYAFARRHGVIVTEDALRQTRVLFKTGTPISVFNEMRRFLGRPLVLKEVAEEEFERELTTIYESGSKQSSQIMETMGDDMDLDDVARQLDQPEDLLENDDDAPIIRLINALFTEAIKEEASDIHIEPYENRLVVRFRVDGVLREVLNPPRTVAPFLVSRIKVMAHLDIAEKRIPQDGRISLKVGRRPVDVRVSTLPSSYGERVVLRLLDKKAGRLDLSHLGMSKKLLTQIDPGVIQRPHGIFLVTGPTGSGKTTTLYGALTRLNTQSRNIVTVEDPIEYYLDGIGQTQVNNKVDLTFARGLRAILRQDPDVVMVGEIRDLETAQIAVQASLTGHLVLSTLHTNTAIGSVTRLRDMGVEPFLLASSLISVLSQRLVRTLCPHCKKPYSATQRELELLEFPLDKRVTLYAPTGCDKCHNNGYLGRTGIYELVVIDETLRNLIHQGTSELEMLEHVRKSTGSMRQDGMRRVLEGDTTIDEIIRVTQES from the coding sequence ATGTCTGAGTCACTTCTGAACAACTCTCCGGCAGAGACAGCACCGGCTACGGATGATGACACAGGGCATCGCCAACCAAGAATCCGGGACGATGTTACTTATGCCTTTGCCAGGCGTCACGGTGTCATCGTCACCGAAGATGCGCTACGTCAGACTCGGGTGCTGTTCAAAACCGGGACACCTATAAGCGTCTTCAACGAGATGCGTCGCTTCCTCGGGCGTCCACTTGTCTTGAAAGAGGTTGCAGAAGAGGAGTTTGAACGGGAACTCACGACGATCTACGAGTCAGGTTCCAAGCAGTCCAGCCAGATCATGGAGACCATGGGCGATGACATGGATCTCGACGACGTGGCGCGGCAACTCGATCAACCCGAAGATCTGCTGGAAAACGACGATGACGCCCCTATCATCCGTCTGATCAACGCACTCTTCACAGAGGCGATCAAGGAAGAGGCGTCAGACATCCATATTGAGCCCTACGAAAACCGTCTTGTGGTTCGTTTTCGTGTGGACGGCGTCTTGCGGGAGGTGCTCAACCCTCCCCGTACAGTCGCCCCTTTTCTGGTCTCCCGCATCAAGGTCATGGCCCATCTTGACATCGCGGAGAAGCGTATCCCCCAGGATGGCCGCATCTCGCTGAAAGTGGGACGCAGACCTGTAGATGTTCGTGTCTCCACGCTGCCCTCCAGTTACGGTGAGCGGGTGGTACTGCGACTACTCGATAAGAAAGCCGGTCGCCTGGATCTCTCCCATCTCGGCATGTCCAAAAAACTTCTGACGCAGATCGACCCTGGTGTTATCCAGCGTCCCCATGGCATCTTTCTCGTCACTGGACCCACCGGTTCAGGCAAAACCACCACCCTCTATGGAGCACTTACCCGGCTCAATACCCAAAGCCGCAACATCGTCACTGTTGAAGACCCAATCGAGTACTACCTTGACGGAATCGGCCAAACCCAGGTCAACAACAAGGTCGATCTGACCTTTGCCAGAGGGCTTCGCGCCATTCTGAGACAGGATCCCGACGTGGTGATGGTGGGTGAGATTCGTGATCTGGAAACCGCCCAGATCGCAGTACAGGCGAGTCTTACCGGCCATCTGGTTTTATCCACTCTGCACACCAACACCGCTATCGGCAGCGTTACCCGTCTCCGTGATATGGGCGTTGAGCCTTTCCTGCTGGCATCCAGCCTGATCAGTGTCCTATCCCAGCGACTGGTGAGGACCCTCTGCCCCCACTGCAAAAAACCCTATTCGGCCACGCAACGGGAGCTGGAATTGCTGGAGTTTCCCCTGGATAAACGGGTAACCCTCTATGCCCCCACAGGTTGTGACAAGTGCCACAATAACGGCTACCTGGGACGCACCGGTATTTACGAACTTGTCGTTATTGATGAAACCCTGCGAAATCTCATCCACCAGGGTACCAGTGAGCTGGAAATGCTCGAGCACGTAAGAAAATCAACTGGCTCCATGCGTCAGGATGGTATGCGCCGTGTGCTGGAAGGTGATACCACAATCGACGAGATCATTCGTGTCACGCAGGAAAGTTAG